Proteins from a single region of Gossypium arboreum isolate Shixiya-1 chromosome 1, ASM2569848v2, whole genome shotgun sequence:
- the LOC108483757 gene encoding uncharacterized protein LOC108483757 isoform X2, which translates to MLGTAASAATIPTTTAHAANNIRRTFHTNPFNSLSSSHHSILCARFRCLSLRSFTAVSNKAMSHPQTLDAPHPQSSAAGNKQALISLSDKKDLALLGNGLHELGYTIVSTGGTASALENAGVSVTKVEQLTCFPEMLDGRVKTLHPNIHGGILARRDQKHHMEALNKHGIGTFDVVVVNLYPFYDKVTSTGGIAFDDGIENIDIGGPAMIRAAAKNHKDVLVVVDSQDYPALLEFLKGSQDDQQFRRKLAWKAFEHVASYDSAVSEWLWKQTVGDKFPPSLTVPLSLKSSLRYGENPHQKAAFYVDKSLSEVNAGGIATAIQHHGKEMSYNNYLDADAAWNCVSEFRNPTCVVVKHTNPCGVASRDDILEAYRLAVKADPVSAFGGIVAFNIEVDEALAKEIREFRSPTDGETRMFYEIVVAPKYTEKGLEILRGKSKTLRILEAKKNEKGKLSLRQVGGGWLAQDSDDLTPEDIQFNVVSKKKPQDNELCDAEFAWLCVKHVKSNAIVIAKDNCMLGMGSGQPNRLESLRIALRKAGDEVKGAALASDAFFPFAWKDAVEEACESGIGVIAEPGGSIRDGDAVDCCNKYGVSLLLTNVRHFKH; encoded by the exons ATGTTGGGGACAGCCGCTTCTGCAGCCACCATCCCTACCACTACTGCTCACGCCGCCAACAACATACGCCGCACCTTTCACACTAATCCTTTTAATTCTCTCTCTTCTTCTCATCACTCTATTCTCTGCGCTCGCTTTCGTTGCCTCTCTCTACGCTCTTTCACCGCTGTTTCCAACAAAGCCATGTCTCACCCTCAAACCCTCGATGCTCCTCACCCTCAATCCTCTGCCGCTG GCAATAAGCAAGCACTAATATCTTTGTCTGACAAGAAAGACCTGGCTTTGCTTGGCAATGGCCTTCATGAACTGGG GTATACTATTGTTTCAACTGGAGGAACTGCATCTGCCTTAGAAAATGCTGGTGTATCTGTAACGAAAGTGGAGCAACTTACTTGTTTCCCCGAAATG CTTGACGGTCGTGTGAAAACACTACATCCCAACATACATGGTGGTATTCTTGCTAGAAGAGACCAAAAACATCATATGGAAGCTCTTAATaagcatggcattg GTACATTTGATGTGGTGGTTGTGAACTTGTACCCCTTTTATGATAAAGTTACTTCTACGGGAGGAATCGCATTTGACGATGGCATCGAGAATATTGATATTGGTGGCCCTGCAATGATTAGAGCTGCGGCAAAG AATCACAAGGATGTCTTGGTTGTTGTTGACTCACAAGACTATCCTGCACTCCTTGAATTCCTTAAAGGCAGTCAGGATGATCAACAGTTCCGGAGAAAGCTTGCTTGGAAGGCTTTTGAGCATGTTGCTTCTTATGATTCTGCAGTTTCAGAGTGGCTCTGGAAGCAGACTGTGGGAG ATAAATTCCCTCCCAGCTTGACGGTGCCATTATCCCTCAAAAGTTCACTTCGCTATGGTGAAAATCCTCATCAGAAGGCTGCATTTTATGTTGACAAGAGTCTGTCTGAGGTCAATGCTGGTGGTATTGCAACTGCTATTCAACACCATGGGAAG GAAATGTCATATAATAACTATTTAGATGCCGATGCTGCTTGGAATTGTGTCTCTGAGTTTAGGAACCCTACATGTGTGGTTGTAAAGCACACAAATCCATGTGGAGTAGCTTCTCGTGATGACATCCTTGAGGCTTACAGGCTCGCTGTGAAAGCTGATCCAGTGAGTGCATTTGGAGGAATTGTAGCCTTCAACATAGAAGTAGATGAG GCTCTTGCTAAGGAAATTCGAGAGTTCCGAAGCCCAACGGATGGTGAAACTCGAATGTTTTATGAGATTGTTGTGGCTCCTAAGTATACAGAGAAGGGACTTGAGATCCTCCGTGGAAAATCGAAAACATTGAGGATCCTTGAAGCAAAGAAGAATGAGAAAGGGAAGCTCTCACTACGACAGGTTGGTGGTGGTTGGTTAGCCCAGGATTCAGATGATTTGACCCCTGAGGATATCCAGTTCAATGTGGTATCCAAGAAGAAGCCACAAGATAATGAACTTTGTGATGCAGAATTTGCATGGCTGTGTGTTAAGCATGTCAAGAGCAATGCTATTGTAATAGCAAAG GACAACTGTATGTTGGGAATGGGAAGCGGGCAGCCAAACCGTCTGGAGAGCTTGAGAATAGCTTTGAGGAAAGCAGGAGATGAGGTCAAGGGAGCTGCTTTGGCTAGTGATGCATTTTTCCCATTTG CTTGGAAAGATGCAGTGGAAGAAGCTTGTGAAAGTGGTATTGGAGTGATTGCAGAGCCTGGAGGGAGCATTAGAGATGGGGATGCTGTGGACTGTTGTAACAAGTATGGAGTTTCATTGCTTTTAACAAATGTGAGGCACTTCAAGCATTGA
- the LOC108483757 gene encoding uncharacterized protein LOC108483757 isoform X1: MLGTAASAATIPTTTAHAANNIRRTFHTNPFNSLSSSHHSILCARFRCLSLRSFTAVSNKAMSHPQTLDAPHPQSSAAGNKQALISLSDKKDLALLGNGLHELGYTIVSTGGTASALENAGVSVTKVEQLTCFPEMVLDGRVKTLHPNIHGGILARRDQKHHMEALNKHGIGTFDVVVVNLYPFYDKVTSTGGIAFDDGIENIDIGGPAMIRAAAKNHKDVLVVVDSQDYPALLEFLKGSQDDQQFRRKLAWKAFEHVASYDSAVSEWLWKQTVGDKFPPSLTVPLSLKSSLRYGENPHQKAAFYVDKSLSEVNAGGIATAIQHHGKEMSYNNYLDADAAWNCVSEFRNPTCVVVKHTNPCGVASRDDILEAYRLAVKADPVSAFGGIVAFNIEVDEALAKEIREFRSPTDGETRMFYEIVVAPKYTEKGLEILRGKSKTLRILEAKKNEKGKLSLRQVGGGWLAQDSDDLTPEDIQFNVVSKKKPQDNELCDAEFAWLCVKHVKSNAIVIAKDNCMLGMGSGQPNRLESLRIALRKAGDEVKGAALASDAFFPFAWKDAVEEACESGIGVIAEPGGSIRDGDAVDCCNKYGVSLLLTNVRHFKH; encoded by the exons ATGTTGGGGACAGCCGCTTCTGCAGCCACCATCCCTACCACTACTGCTCACGCCGCCAACAACATACGCCGCACCTTTCACACTAATCCTTTTAATTCTCTCTCTTCTTCTCATCACTCTATTCTCTGCGCTCGCTTTCGTTGCCTCTCTCTACGCTCTTTCACCGCTGTTTCCAACAAAGCCATGTCTCACCCTCAAACCCTCGATGCTCCTCACCCTCAATCCTCTGCCGCTG GCAATAAGCAAGCACTAATATCTTTGTCTGACAAGAAAGACCTGGCTTTGCTTGGCAATGGCCTTCATGAACTGGG GTATACTATTGTTTCAACTGGAGGAACTGCATCTGCCTTAGAAAATGCTGGTGTATCTGTAACGAAAGTGGAGCAACTTACTTGTTTCCCCGAAATGGTG CTTGACGGTCGTGTGAAAACACTACATCCCAACATACATGGTGGTATTCTTGCTAGAAGAGACCAAAAACATCATATGGAAGCTCTTAATaagcatggcattg GTACATTTGATGTGGTGGTTGTGAACTTGTACCCCTTTTATGATAAAGTTACTTCTACGGGAGGAATCGCATTTGACGATGGCATCGAGAATATTGATATTGGTGGCCCTGCAATGATTAGAGCTGCGGCAAAG AATCACAAGGATGTCTTGGTTGTTGTTGACTCACAAGACTATCCTGCACTCCTTGAATTCCTTAAAGGCAGTCAGGATGATCAACAGTTCCGGAGAAAGCTTGCTTGGAAGGCTTTTGAGCATGTTGCTTCTTATGATTCTGCAGTTTCAGAGTGGCTCTGGAAGCAGACTGTGGGAG ATAAATTCCCTCCCAGCTTGACGGTGCCATTATCCCTCAAAAGTTCACTTCGCTATGGTGAAAATCCTCATCAGAAGGCTGCATTTTATGTTGACAAGAGTCTGTCTGAGGTCAATGCTGGTGGTATTGCAACTGCTATTCAACACCATGGGAAG GAAATGTCATATAATAACTATTTAGATGCCGATGCTGCTTGGAATTGTGTCTCTGAGTTTAGGAACCCTACATGTGTGGTTGTAAAGCACACAAATCCATGTGGAGTAGCTTCTCGTGATGACATCCTTGAGGCTTACAGGCTCGCTGTGAAAGCTGATCCAGTGAGTGCATTTGGAGGAATTGTAGCCTTCAACATAGAAGTAGATGAG GCTCTTGCTAAGGAAATTCGAGAGTTCCGAAGCCCAACGGATGGTGAAACTCGAATGTTTTATGAGATTGTTGTGGCTCCTAAGTATACAGAGAAGGGACTTGAGATCCTCCGTGGAAAATCGAAAACATTGAGGATCCTTGAAGCAAAGAAGAATGAGAAAGGGAAGCTCTCACTACGACAGGTTGGTGGTGGTTGGTTAGCCCAGGATTCAGATGATTTGACCCCTGAGGATATCCAGTTCAATGTGGTATCCAAGAAGAAGCCACAAGATAATGAACTTTGTGATGCAGAATTTGCATGGCTGTGTGTTAAGCATGTCAAGAGCAATGCTATTGTAATAGCAAAG GACAACTGTATGTTGGGAATGGGAAGCGGGCAGCCAAACCGTCTGGAGAGCTTGAGAATAGCTTTGAGGAAAGCAGGAGATGAGGTCAAGGGAGCTGCTTTGGCTAGTGATGCATTTTTCCCATTTG CTTGGAAAGATGCAGTGGAAGAAGCTTGTGAAAGTGGTATTGGAGTGATTGCAGAGCCTGGAGGGAGCATTAGAGATGGGGATGCTGTGGACTGTTGTAACAAGTATGGAGTTTCATTGCTTTTAACAAATGTGAGGCACTTCAAGCATTGA
- the LOC108480717 gene encoding squalene monooxygenase SE1-like, giving the protein MADSYVLGWILCSVMALVALCGVVLRRQKWKGISMRTEPLKTVLTSNGECGSADASHADVIIVGAGVAGSALAHTLGKDGRRVQVIERDLSEPDRIVGELLQPGGYLKLIELGLEDCVEEIDAQQVFGYALFKDGKHTQLSYPLEKFHSDVSGRSFHNGRFIQRMREKSASLPNVHLEQGIVTSLLEEKGIIRGVQYKTKDGRELTAFASLTIVCDGCFSNLRRSLCNPKVDIPSSFVGLVLENCHLPYSNHGHVILADPSPILFYPISSTETRCLVDVPGQKVPSIANGEMANYLKTIVAPQVPPEIYDSFVAAVDKGNIRTMPNRSMPAAPHPTPGALLMGDAFNMRHPLTGGGMTVALSDIVVLRDLLRPLHDLNDAPMLCKYLESFYTLRKPVASTINTLAGALYKVFCASPDQARKEMRQACFDYLSLGGVFSAGPISLLSGLNPRPLSLVLHFFAVAIYSLGRLLLPFPSPKRIWIGARLISGASGIIFPIIKAEGVRQMFFPATVPAYYRAPPPVK; this is encoded by the exons ATGGCTGATTCATACGTGCTGGGATGGATCTTGTGTTCCGTGATGGCGCTGGTTGCGCTATGCGGTGTCGTTTTGAGAAGGCAGAAATGGAAGGGGATTTCCATGAGAACTGAGCCCCTGAAGACCGTCCTAACGAGTAACGGAGAATGCGGATCTGCTGACGCCAGCCACGCTGATGTCATCATCGTTGGAGCTGGCGTTGCTGGTTCCGCCCTCGCTCACACTCTCGGCAAA GATGGACGTCGAGTGCAAGTGATTGAAAGAGACTTGAGTGAACCTGACCGTATTGTTGGGGAATTGCTACAACCAGGGGGCTATCTCAAGTTAATCGAGTTGGGACTTGAAG ATTGTGTAGAGGAAATTGATGCTCAGCAAGTATTTGGTTATGCTCTTTTCAAGGATGGGAAGCATACTCAACTTTCTTACCCATTAGAGAAGTTCCACTCTGATGTATCTGGTAGGAGCTTTCATAATGGACGTTTCATTCAGCGGATGCGGGAGAAATCAGCTTCCCTTCCCAA TGTACATTTAGAGCAAGGGATAGTCACTTCTCTACTTGAAGAAAAAGGGATAATCAGAGGAGTGCAGTACAAAACTAAAGATGGTCGAGAATTGACTGCATTTGCATCTCTGACCATTGTATGTGATGGTTGTTTTTCGAACTTGCGTCGCTCCCTTTGCAACCCTAAG GTAGATATACCTTCTTCTTTTGTGGGATTGGTCCTGGAGAATTGTCATCTTCCATACTCAAATCATGGGCATGTTATACTAGCTGATCCTTCCCCCATTTTGTTCTATCCAATCAGCAGTACAGAGACTCGCTGTCTGGTTGATGTACCTGGTCAGAAGGTTCCTTCTATTGCAAATGGTGAGATGGCAAATTATCTAAAGACCATTGTGGCACCCCAG GTTCCTCCAGAAATCTACGATTCCTTTGTAGCAGCCGTTGATAAGGGAAATATTAGGACAATGCCGAACAGAAGCATGCCGGCTGCTCCTCATCCCACCCCTGGAGCCCTATTAATGGGAGATGCATTCAACATGCGGCATCCATTAACCGGTGGAGGAATGACTGTTGCTTTATCTGATATTGTTGTCCTCCGTGATCTATTAAGGCCTCTACATGACCTCAATGATGCCCCTATGCTCTGCAAATATCTTGAATCATTTTACACATTGCGGAAG CCCGTGGCATCAACCATCAACACCTTAGCAGGCGCCTTGTACAAGGTATTCTGTGCTTCCCCTGATCAAGCAAGGAAGGAAATGCGACAAGCTTGCTTTGATTATCTAAGTCTTGGTGGTGTATTCTCAGCAGGACCTATCTCCTTGCTGTCTGGTTTAAACCCTCGCCCCTTGAGCTTGGTTCTACATTTTTTCGCAGTGGCAATATACAGTCTTGGTCGTTTACTATTGCCATTCCCTTCACCTAAGCGAATCTGGATTGGAGCTAGATTGATATCG GGAGCATCAGGTATCATCTTTCCCATTATCAAAGCAGAAGGAGTTAGGCAAATGTTTTTTCCGGCGACAGTGCCTGCATATTACAGAGCTCCTCCACCTGTAAAATGA